From one Helicobacter jaachi genomic stretch:
- a CDS encoding gamma-glutamyl-gamma-aminobutyrate hydrolase family protein (Members of this family of hydrolases with an active site Cys residue belong to MEROPS family C26.) gives MSKLFATAVKSTHAPESSASTFANTPKSHTRAIITQRIYAYEPYKELWECLDSKLQGFLLECGIVGFGISCEQIKCVEELFSGIDMLVLSGGNDIGAYSCRDSFELALIECALANHIKILAICRGMQILARYFGICLESSAHKVGAAHTLQGTLTHEVHSYHNFCIKQPPHGFEVLAYIDDEIEAMRSEQALALMWHPERELADTARSADIALIRAFLNNS, from the coding sequence ATGAGCAAGCTTTTTGCCACAGCGGTAAAATCCACACATGCGCCAGAATCTAGCGCATCAACATTTGCAAACACACCAAAATCCCACACAAGAGCCATTATCACGCAAAGAATCTATGCCTATGAGCCTTATAAGGAGCTATGGGAGTGTTTAGATTCTAAATTACAAGGCTTTTTATTAGAGTGCGGCATTGTGGGCTTTGGCATATCGTGCGAGCAAATTAAGTGCGTGGAGGAGCTTTTTAGTGGCATTGATATGCTTGTACTAAGCGGGGGAAATGATATTGGCGCATATTCCTGCCGCGATAGCTTTGAGCTAGCACTCATTGAATGCGCACTTGCTAATCATATAAAAATTTTAGCCATTTGTCGGGGTATGCAAATCCTAGCGCGCTATTTTGGCATCTGTTTAGAATCTAGCGCGCATAAAGTAGGCGCGGCGCATACCTTGCAAGGCACACTTACCCATGAAGTGCATAGCTATCATAATTTTTGCATTAAGCAGCCGCCGCACGGCTTTGAAGTGCTAGCTTATATCGATGATGAAATTGAGGCGATGAGGAGCGAGCAGGCATTAGCGCTTATGTGGCACCCAGAGCGAGAGCTTGCAGATACTGCACGCAGCGCGGATATTGCGCTTATACGCGCATTTTTAAATAATTCTTAA